Proteins found in one Rhodobacteraceae bacterium D3-12 genomic segment:
- a CDS encoding 3-hydroxyacyl-CoA dehydrogenase NAD-binding domain-containing protein: MTDFTMTKDADGVATITWDVPGATMNVMRTPALQLLSDLIDDALADDAVKGIVITSAKKDFAGGMDLNALAEMKANAGDDPAKGLFEGTMQMHGLLRKIELAGMDFKTKKGGKPIAAALPGTAAGIGLELPLATHRIFVANNPKAKIGLPEILVGIFPGAGGTTRLARKLGAMGASPFLLEGKMVSPDKAQKAGLIDEVVDDPVAAAHDWVLNAKDADLVKPWDAKGYKMPGGTPYHPAGFMTFLGATAMVHGKTRGAFPAAKALLSAVYEGAQVPFDTALKIEARWFTNILMNPSSAAMIRSLFLNKEALEKGAVRPKDVPDQKVSKIGVLGAGMMGAGIALVSAQAGMEVVLIDRDDETAARGKAYSATYMDKGIKRGKATEEKKAALLNQITATADLSKLEGCDLIIEAVFEDPKVKAEMTKKVEAVIPEDCIFASNTSTLPITELAKASKRPDQFIGIHFFSPVEKMFLVEIIKGAETGPRAVAKALDYVRQIRKTPIVVNDARFFYCNRCIIPYGNEANRMITEGVKMPLIDHAAKQLGFPVGPVQLGDETSVDLATKIMRATKAAMGNEYPASEADDLIVWLEEQGRLGRKSKAGYFEYDENGKRLGYWKGIEDKYPLAEEQPDLQEVQDRLMFAQVLEAVKALEEGVLEDIREGDVGAILAWGFAPSSGGPFSWLDIIGAPYAVERCNQLAAKFGDRFTPPALLVEMAEKGQTFYGRFANEDAKAA, from the coding sequence ATGACTGACTTCACAATGACCAAAGACGCCGATGGCGTCGCAACCATCACCTGGGACGTGCCCGGTGCCACCATGAACGTGATGCGCACCCCTGCGCTGCAACTGCTCAGCGACCTGATCGACGACGCGCTCGCCGATGACGCCGTCAAAGGCATCGTCATCACCTCGGCCAAGAAAGACTTCGCCGGCGGCATGGACCTCAACGCGCTGGCCGAAATGAAGGCCAACGCCGGTGACGATCCGGCCAAGGGGCTGTTTGAAGGCACCATGCAAATGCACGGTCTGCTGCGCAAAATCGAACTCGCGGGCATGGACTTCAAAACCAAGAAAGGCGGCAAACCCATCGCCGCCGCGCTGCCCGGCACTGCCGCGGGCATCGGCCTCGAACTGCCGCTTGCCACGCACCGCATTTTTGTCGCCAACAACCCCAAGGCCAAGATCGGCCTGCCCGAAATCCTCGTCGGCATTTTCCCCGGCGCGGGGGGCACCACCCGTCTGGCGCGCAAACTCGGCGCAATGGGCGCCTCGCCCTTCCTGCTCGAAGGCAAGATGGTCTCGCCTGACAAGGCGCAAAAAGCTGGCCTCATTGACGAAGTGGTTGATGATCCCGTCGCCGCCGCGCACGATTGGGTGCTCAACGCCAAAGACGCCGATCTGGTGAAACCATGGGACGCCAAAGGCTATAAAATGCCCGGCGGCACCCCCTATCACCCCGCCGGCTTCATGACCTTCCTCGGCGCCACCGCCATGGTCCACGGCAAGACCCGTGGCGCGTTCCCGGCAGCCAAGGCCCTGCTCTCCGCCGTCTACGAAGGCGCGCAAGTGCCGTTTGACACGGCGCTCAAGATCGAGGCCCGCTGGTTCACCAACATCCTGATGAACCCCTCCTCCGCCGCCATGATCCGCTCGCTTTTCCTCAACAAGGAAGCGCTGGAAAAAGGCGCGGTGCGGCCCAAAGATGTGCCCGATCAAAAGGTCTCCAAAATCGGCGTCCTCGGCGCGGGCATGATGGGCGCAGGCATCGCGCTTGTCTCGGCTCAGGCCGGCATGGAAGTCGTTCTGATCGACCGTGACGATGAAACCGCCGCGCGCGGCAAAGCCTACTCCGCAACCTACATGGACAAAGGCATCAAGCGCGGCAAAGCGACCGAGGAAAAGAAAGCGGCCCTGCTGAACCAGATCACAGCCACCGCCGACCTCTCCAAACTCGAAGGCTGCGATCTCATCATCGAAGCCGTGTTCGAAGACCCCAAGGTCAAAGCCGAGATGACCAAAAAGGTCGAAGCCGTGATCCCCGAGGATTGCATCTTCGCCTCCAACACCTCGACCCTGCCGATCACCGAGCTGGCCAAAGCGTCCAAACGCCCCGATCAGTTCATCGGCATCCACTTCTTCTCCCCCGTGGAAAAGATGTTCCTCGTCGAGATCATCAAAGGCGCCGAAACCGGCCCCCGCGCCGTGGCCAAGGCGCTCGACTATGTGCGCCAGATCCGCAAAACGCCCATCGTGGTAAACGACGCGCGGTTCTTCTATTGCAACCGCTGCATCATCCCCTACGGCAACGAAGCCAACCGCATGATCACCGAAGGCGTGAAAATGCCGCTGATCGACCACGCGGCCAAGCAACTCGGCTTCCCTGTGGGTCCGGTGCAACTGGGCGATGAAACCTCTGTCGACCTCGCGACCAAGATCATGCGCGCGACCAAGGCCGCCATGGGCAATGAATACCCCGCGTCCGAGGCTGACGACCTGATCGTCTGGCTCGAAGAGCAAGGGCGCTTGGGCCGCAAATCCAAGGCGGGCTATTTCGAATATGACGAAAACGGCAAACGTCTGGGCTATTGGAAAGGGATCGAAGACAAATACCCCCTCGCCGAAGAACAGCCCGACCTTCAGGAAGTCCAAGACCGCCTGATGTTCGCCCAAGTGCTCGAAGCGGTGAAAGCCCTCGAAGAAGGCGTGCTCGAAGACATCCGCGAAGGCGATGTCGGCGCAATCCTCGCTTGGGGCTTCGCCCCCTCGTCGGGCGGCCCCTTCTCCTGGCTCGACATCATCGGCGCGCCTTACGCGGTGGAACGCTGCAACCAACTCGCCGCCAAATTCGGCGACCGGTTCACCCCGCCCGCCCTTCTGGTGGAAATGGCTGAAAAGGGTCAAACCTTCTACGGCCGCTTCGCCAATGAGGACGCCAAAGCCGCCTAA
- a CDS encoding Hint domain-containing protein: MSDMSGAYDGGATGVMSGIVVGTRVATTMGWRDVGGLQVGDMILTFDGGLQPVTGVSRSELWSGEGACPASFWPLMVPAGALENVKPMRILPRQGVMLESDIAEQALGDPFALIQARALDGVRGIERVCPGDQATVVKLSFDTDQVIYAEQGTLLFCPAGKDLLQVAIKEAPEQSDYSFLPVHCATQLAQGLEIRAAGRSCLESFQASLQMSVHATQVAA, encoded by the coding sequence ATGAGCGATATGTCGGGCGCGTATGATGGCGGGGCAACCGGCGTCATGAGCGGAATTGTGGTGGGCACGCGGGTGGCGACGACGATGGGGTGGCGCGATGTTGGCGGGCTTCAGGTTGGCGATATGATCCTGACGTTTGATGGAGGGTTGCAGCCGGTCACCGGGGTGTCGCGCTCGGAGTTGTGGAGCGGAGAGGGGGCCTGCCCCGCGTCGTTCTGGCCATTGATGGTGCCCGCGGGGGCGTTGGAAAACGTCAAGCCGATGCGGATTTTGCCGCGACAGGGTGTAATGCTTGAAAGCGATATCGCCGAGCAGGCGCTGGGCGATCCGTTCGCATTGATCCAAGCGCGGGCGTTGGACGGGGTGCGCGGGATTGAGCGGGTGTGTCCGGGCGATCAGGCCACGGTCGTCAAGCTGAGCTTTGATACGGATCAGGTGATTTACGCCGAGCAGGGGACATTGCTGTTTTGCCCCGCCGGCAAGGATTTGCTGCAAGTGGCGATCAAAGAGGCGCCAGAGCAGAGTGACTATAGCTTTTTGCCGGTGCATTGCGCGACCCAACTGGCGCAGGGGCTGGAGATCAGGGCTGCGGGGAGATCCTGTTTGGAAAGCTTTCAGGCCAGTTTGCAGATGAGTGTTCACGCGACGCAAGTGGCGGCCTAA
- a CDS encoding sulfotransferase family protein translates to MIISAGRSYIFVHIPKTGGTSLALALEGRAMKDDIMLGDTPKALKRRRRLQGAEARGRLWKHATLADIEGLLPREKIASMFCFTLVRNPWDRMVSYYHWLREQSFEHDAVAKAKALSFGAFVHDDAIGRSFCDNPYASYMRDGAGHEVAALYIRLEHFEEDAAPLWEHLGFRLELPRENVSQRRRDYRSYYSDADSERVGEICHWDAARFGYCFAG, encoded by the coding sequence ATGATAATCTCGGCCGGGCGGTCCTATATCTTTGTGCATATTCCCAAGACCGGCGGCACCTCTTTGGCGTTGGCTCTTGAGGGGCGGGCGATGAAGGACGACATCATGCTGGGCGATACGCCCAAGGCCCTGAAGCGGCGGCGCAGGTTGCAGGGCGCAGAGGCGCGCGGGCGGCTGTGGAAACACGCGACATTGGCGGACATCGAGGGGCTTTTGCCGCGCGAAAAAATCGCGTCGATGTTTTGTTTCACGCTGGTGCGCAACCCGTGGGACCGGATGGTCAGCTATTACCACTGGCTGCGCGAGCAGAGTTTTGAGCATGACGCGGTGGCCAAGGCGAAGGCGTTGAGCTTTGGCGCGTTTGTGCATGACGACGCGATCGGGCGGTCCTTTTGCGACAATCCCTATGCCAGCTATATGCGCGACGGGGCGGGGCATGAGGTTGCAGCGCTCTACATCCGGCTGGAGCATTTCGAGGAGGACGCCGCGCCGCTTTGGGAGCACCTTGGGTTCCGGCTGGAGCTGCCGCGGGAGAATGTTTCACAGCGGCGGCGGGATTACCGTTCGTATTACAGCGACGCCGATTCGGAGCGGGTGGGCGAAATATGTCACTGGGATGCCGCTCGCTTTGGCTATTGCTTCGCTGGATAG
- a CDS encoding AMP-binding protein: protein MGWLRDETGLDKNAANYAALTPLSHLNRARDLFRDDLAVVYGTQHRKTYGEYHARVTCLASALAGLGVVPGDVVATIIPNLPAQVEAHFGVPACGGVLNAINTRLDPATVTYILEHGEAKVVLVDTAHLPLAVEAIAAMTTPAPQIIEVADPSAGFPATGDYLEYETLLTQGDPDFAWIMPADEWESIALNYTSGTTGKPKGVVYHHRGATLNTYGQVVSWRLTLRPVYLTIVPLFHCNGWCHSWMMPLLGGTVVCCRDITAAAIYDAIADENVTHFGGAPIVLNAIVNARDNERRAFDHIVEVFTAGAPPPAATLKAIEPLGFNVTQVYGLTEVYGPATECMWKPEWDDLPLDERYDIKARTGVSMPMIEENTVLDPESMRQIPMDAKTQGEIMYRGNGVMKGYLKNPEATAEAFRGGYFHTGDLAMQHPDTYMKILDRSKDIIISGGENVSSVEVEGVLMMHPAVSLCAVVAKPDDKWGEIPCAFVELKEGADPTADEIITFARSKLAGFKTPKEVHFIDLPKTSTGKIQKFELRKMAVEG, encoded by the coding sequence ATGGGCTGGCTCAGAGACGAAACCGGATTAGACAAAAACGCCGCCAATTATGCCGCGCTGACACCGCTGAGCCACCTCAACCGCGCCCGCGATCTGTTTCGCGATGACCTCGCCGTGGTCTATGGCACGCAGCACCGCAAGACCTATGGCGAATACCACGCCCGCGTCACCTGCCTTGCCTCGGCGCTCGCCGGGCTGGGCGTGGTCCCCGGCGATGTGGTCGCCACCATCATTCCCAACCTGCCCGCGCAGGTCGAAGCGCATTTTGGCGTGCCCGCCTGTGGCGGTGTGCTCAACGCCATCAACACGCGGCTCGACCCGGCCACCGTCACCTATATTCTGGAGCATGGCGAGGCCAAAGTCGTGCTGGTCGATACCGCCCACCTGCCCCTCGCGGTCGAGGCGATTGCCGCCATGACCACCCCGGCCCCGCAAATCATCGAGGTCGCAGACCCCTCCGCCGGCTTCCCCGCCACCGGCGATTACCTCGAATATGAAACGCTGCTGACGCAGGGCGACCCCGATTTCGCGTGGATCATGCCAGCGGATGAATGGGAAAGCATCGCGCTCAACTATACCTCCGGCACCACGGGCAAGCCCAAAGGCGTCGTCTATCACCATCGTGGCGCGACCCTGAACACCTATGGCCAAGTGGTCAGCTGGCGGCTCACGCTCCGCCCCGTTTACCTTACCATCGTGCCGCTGTTTCATTGCAACGGCTGGTGTCACAGCTGGATGATGCCACTGCTCGGCGGCACCGTTGTCTGTTGCCGCGACATCACCGCCGCAGCGATCTATGACGCCATCGCCGATGAAAACGTCACCCATTTCGGCGGCGCGCCCATTGTGCTCAACGCCATCGTCAACGCCCGCGACAACGAACGCCGCGCCTTTGACCACATCGTCGAGGTCTTCACCGCTGGTGCTCCGCCCCCCGCCGCCACCCTCAAAGCCATCGAACCGCTCGGCTTTAACGTGACCCAGGTCTATGGCCTGACCGAGGTCTACGGCCCCGCCACCGAATGCATGTGGAAACCCGAATGGGACGACCTGCCGCTGGACGAGCGTTACGACATCAAGGCCCGCACCGGCGTGTCGATGCCAATGATCGAGGAAAACACCGTCCTCGACCCGGAATCAATGCGCCAGATACCGATGGATGCCAAAACCCAAGGCGAGATCATGTATCGCGGCAATGGCGTGATGAAAGGCTACCTCAAGAACCCCGAGGCCACCGCCGAGGCGTTTCGCGGCGGCTATTTCCACACCGGCGATCTCGCGATGCAGCATCCCGACACCTACATGAAAATCCTCGACCGCTCGAAAGACATCATCATTTCGGGTGGCGAAAACGTCAGCTCGGTCGAGGTCGAAGGCGTGTTGATGATGCACCCCGCCGTCTCGCTCTGCGCTGTGGTGGCCAAGCCGGACGACAAATGGGGCGAAATCCCTTGTGCCTTTGTCGAACTTAAAGAGGGCGCAGACCCGACAGCGGACGAGATCATAACCTTCGCCCGCTCCAAGCTCGCCGGGTTCAAAACCCCGAAAGAGGTGCATTTCATCGATCTGCCCAAAACCTCAACAGGCAAGATCCAGAAGTTCGAATTGCGCAAAATGGCTGTCGAGGGATAG